The sequence CGGAGCagtagcacagggctggggggccggCTGCCACCAGCCGCAGCAGCTGGAAGAGCAGCGGGTTGTCACGGAAGCGCCTGCAGATCTGGATGTCGCGCTCCACCGTGCTGCGAGTGTGCTCCTCGGGCGGCCAGCCCAGCTCGCTGTTGGTGACGTCGGGGCAGATGCTCTCCACCAGCACCACAGCCACTGCCTTGGCTGCCTCGGGGTTGACAGCCACTGTGTGGGCCGGGGGTTCAGGCGCACCGTAGCGCCCGCCCCGGCAGCAGCGCAGCAGCAGGCTCAGGAAGTTCTGGACATTGTGCACAATCTCTTCAGGCTCCTGCCGCCGGGCGGGCTGGGGTGGCTTCAGCCCGCGCCCAATCACCCCGGCATGGAATACTGACCACACACTGCCAGAGAAATTGACGGCAGTTGTGAAGCGCCGGTTGATGTCCAACAGGGAGATCCTGGTGCCTTCCAGGCTGGCATCATCCCCAGCAGACAGCTCGGCCAGGCCTCCAAAGAGCTCAGCATTCCCTGGGTGCAGGGCTCCCTCCACCAGTTGCTGCAGGATGGCCTTCATGGCAGCTGGAGAGGCCCCACTAAGACGGGAGAGCAGCCGGGTGCTGTAGCTGATGCCTGTGGGGCACTGGCGGTGCAGCACCAGGAAGAATTGGTGCACGGCTGAACGGATGATGACAAGCAAGTGAGCCGGCCGGATGGTCCGGGGCAAGGGACAGACAGaaagcagcagggaggcagcctCGGCCACTTCAGGATTGCGATGCAACAGCAGCTGCCCGAGGTCATAGAGGTGCAGAGAGAGGACAGCCCCTAGCTGGGCGCTCATGGAGGCAgggccctccccctcccactgcacAATCAGGGCCAGGTTGTGGAACAGCTGCACCATGTGCTGCTCCGACAGCCCCCCCATGTGGATCTGGCACACGCACTTCTTGACAGTGGCTGGTAGCAGGTCGCTCATGCAGGAGCTCAGCACAGCGTAGAGCTGCGTGGCCAGGCCCAGTTCCTCCTGGCTCCGGGACAGCGTCAGCAAGTAGAAGAGGGCGTCAGTGGTGCAGCTGGGGGTGCAGTAGACTGAGAGGAGCCCCAGCAGCTGATGCTGCCACAGGAAGCGCTTGCGCTCTAGCCGCAGCGTCTCCACGCAGAGCTCCCGCACGTGGCCCTTCAGCTCATCCAGGAAGGGCACAGCCCGGGGCGGGGCGTCCCCCAGGCTGGCCGAGCCCCGGTTGTACACCAGCTTCTGCAGGTTGAGCAGCAACAGCTGGATGATGCGGTCACAGGCCTCGCGCACACTGTCATGGACGGCCAGCCCTGGTGTGGTGATGACCGAGGCTGGCATGGCCGTGTTGACCAGGAACTGCAGGATACGGTAGGCCCCTGCTGACGTCTGGCAGATGAGATGCACTACAATGCTCACCATGTTCTCCAAGTCCTCGCGGGGCAGTGCAGCGAagtgctggtgcagctggctCAGCACGCTCGGCTTGAGGGAGTCCACCAGTTCGGAGGAGATAGTCCCCAGCAGCATGGGCGACATGACGGCCAGCTGCAGCAGGAAGGGCACTGTAGCTTTCTGCTGCTGGTCACGCACGGGGCCCAGGCTCTCGTGGAACATCCGCAGCAGCTCCTGCTTGATGCTGTCTGAGTGGCGCGAGGCCAGGTGGCCCAGGATGCCCACCACCGAGGCAATCTTGGGCACCCGCTTGTCAGCGGCAGTGGGGAAGAGCAGGTCGACAGGGGCTGCCCCGTGGACGCAGAAGTCCTTGAGGCCGCAGGAGAGGACGCGGCTGATGATGGTGTTGGGGAAAGAGGAGCCAATGTGAGCCACCACCCAGTCGAAGTGCGGAGAATGCTGCACTGAGGTGTCCAGCAGGGCATCCACACAGGCATCGGGGCAGGTGCTGATCATGGAGGACAGGCACTGGGTGTAGATGTCCATCAGCGTCCGAGTGGCCTTGCACGACATccacagctgcagcagctcaTTGAGGCTGGAGGCGTGGGGCACACCATGCCGCCCTGCGTACTTGCTGCTCAGCTGCCCCATCAGGTCTATGGACCAGGCTGAGACCACAGGTGCCCAGGCCTTGGGGTTCATGCGGACAAACTCAGACAGCACATTCTGGATCTCTTGCACAACGTCGTCCAGGTTGGGCCCCTGAGCCCGCCTGGCACCCAGCCCTCCCTCACTGCTCTCCAGCTCCAACAAGTAGGTGCAGACATACTCATCGAAGACATTGCGCAGATGGTCCAGCACGGCGCTGCGCGCAGGTGGCAGGCTGCGCAGCAGCAGGATGGCACAGCGGGCATGTTCCTTGATGGTCAGCTTGTTACCATGCACAGGGTCCACACCGCTCAGGAAGGCTTTGATCTCCTGGGCCAGCTCCTGGGAACTGGGAACAAGAGGGGGAAGCATGGATAGCATCAGGCTGCAAGCAGGGATGTATGTTCCAACCTCCCCTGAAGCCTGGATCCCAAGTCTCCTCACCATCATCCTCATCACCAGCTCTCATGctatcgggggggtgggggggactatCTAGTGGGTGCACTTGACTCAGAACCAGGGcatctggattcagttcctggctACAGTGGGGATGGAAAGGGTGCCATAGGGATAAGTGAGCATGAGGCACCGCAATATTGCAGAGATGGAGAATATATACGTATCTAGATAGCAGCCTGACATCCCAGAA is a genomic window of Chrysemys picta bellii isolate R12L10 chromosome 7, ASM1138683v2, whole genome shotgun sequence containing:
- the INTS5 gene encoding integrator complex subunit 5; translated protein: MSALCDPPGAAPSGPPQNPAHGAHPPLSSQELAQEIKAFLSGVDPVHGNKLTIKEHARCAILLLRSLPPARSAVLDHLRNVFDEYVCTYLLELESSEGGLGARRAQGPNLDDVVQEIQNVLSEFVRMNPKAWAPVVSAWSIDLMGQLSSKYAGRHGVPHASSLNELLQLWMSCKATRTLMDIYTQCLSSMISTCPDACVDALLDTSVQHSPHFDWVVAHIGSSFPNTIISRVLSCGLKDFCVHGAAPVDLLFPTAADKRVPKIASVVGILGHLASRHSDSIKQELLRMFHESLGPVRDQQQKATVPFLLQLAVMSPMLLGTISSELVDSLKPSVLSQLHQHFAALPREDLENMVSIVVHLICQTSAGAYRILQFLVNTAMPASVITTPGLAVHDSVREACDRIIQLLLLNLQKLVYNRGSASLGDAPPRAVPFLDELKGHVRELCVETLRLERKRFLWQHQLLGLLSVYCTPSCTTDALFYLLTLSRSQEELGLATQLYAVLSSCMSDLLPATVKKCVCQIHMGGLSEQHMVQLFHNLALIVQWEGEGPASMSAQLGAVLSLHLYDLGQLLLHRNPEVAEAASLLLSVCPLPRTIRPAHLLVIIRSAVHQFFLVLHRQCPTGISYSTRLLSRLSGASPAAMKAILQQLVEGALHPGNAELFGGLAELSAGDDASLEGTRISLLDINRRFTTAVNFSGSVWSVFHAGVIGRGLKPPQPARRQEPEEIVHNVQNFLSLLLRCCRGGRYGAPEPPAHTVAVNPEAAKAVAVVLVESICPDVTNSELGWPPEEHTRSTVERDIQICRRFRDNPLLFQLLRLVAAGPPALCYCSVLLRGLLATLMAHWEASRHGDTTSSPWHLHASCALVACMAEGSLLPPVLGNMHEIFHQLAPFEVHLLLLSVWDYMRDNSPLPQKFTFQADKGLFFRDFSRDCDVGKYLCVLHSVLHKNIDRLGLLSGRFQT